In Pseudoalteromonas carrageenovora IAM 12662, the following proteins share a genomic window:
- a CDS encoding site-specific integrase, with amino-acid sequence MKTHLGRRPFSAMELHTLYNGYIYGDVKVAREQAKHWHFWLPLIAYYSGAYSDEIGCLTLDDLVFEQGILCFSFHTHGKIKPRLVPVHHALVDAGFNDYIEFIKAHHHTRLMFDLPAKTGRYSEKVRIWFSGEGERAGYLQKCAIPNVDQLGMKTAVSSLRLNFEQQIRIYALQASSKDAFNYLMGFNEYQHDKFDDISLLNNVIQQIRIINPHVHWTRFTLRESH; translated from the coding sequence TTGAAAACCCATCTTGGTCGTCGCCCTTTTTCAGCTATGGAACTGCATACACTTTATAATGGATATATATATGGTGATGTTAAAGTTGCACGTGAGCAAGCTAAACACTGGCACTTTTGGCTGCCTTTAATCGCTTATTATAGCGGTGCGTATAGTGACGAAATAGGCTGTTTAACACTTGATGATCTTGTTTTTGAGCAAGGTATTTTATGCTTTAGTTTTCATACCCACGGAAAAATAAAACCACGCTTAGTACCTGTGCATCATGCCTTAGTTGATGCAGGCTTTAATGACTATATTGAATTTATAAAAGCCCATCACCATACTCGCTTAATGTTCGACTTACCTGCCAAAACAGGCCGCTATAGCGAAAAAGTACGTATATGGTTTTCAGGTGAAGGAGAGCGCGCTGGGTATTTGCAAAAATGCGCTATTCCTAATGTAGATCAATTAGGAATGAAAACAGCTGTTAGTAGTCTTCGTCTTAACTTTGAACAACAAATTCGTATCTATGCGCTGCAAGCTAGCTCAAAAGATGCCTTTAATTACTTAATGGGCTTTAACGAATATCAGCACGATAAATTTGACGACATTTCACTATTAAATAATGTGATTCAGCAAATTCGTATTATTAACCCTCACGTGCATTGGACACGTTTTACCCTTCGTGAAAGCCACTGA
- a CDS encoding DUF2750 domain-containing protein → MSDIEIESQLVSFVEKVRVSEQVWALSSDDGGFVVCESNQFAETDVLLLWESEEAAKAQCKDEWAEYSPAEINLDEFLDDWVEDLNEDSALVGLNWNDDQVCVEIEPVGLARALSE, encoded by the coding sequence ATGAGCGATATCGAAATAGAATCACAACTAGTTAGCTTTGTAGAAAAAGTACGTGTAAGCGAGCAAGTATGGGCACTAAGCAGCGATGATGGCGGCTTTGTTGTATGTGAGTCAAATCAGTTTGCAGAAACTGACGTATTACTTTTGTGGGAAAGCGAAGAAGCAGCTAAAGCCCAGTGTAAAGACGAATGGGCAGAATATAGCCCGGCCGAAATCAATCTTGATGAGTTTTTAGATGATTGGGTTGAAGATTTAAACGAAGATAGCGCTTTAGTTGGTCTAAATTGGAATGACGACCAAGTATGCGTAGAAATAGAACCCGTAGGTTTAGCACGCGCTTTAAGCGAATAA
- a CDS encoding glutathione S-transferase family protein, which yields MKLIGTDASPYARRIRIWALENNCNLEFVTLNIFSEEGRPTLASNNPARKVPILVDGDLTLGDSNTILRYLLKKTAQPDLSWPQEQLLTIINACNDSLVEMAICKRSGFDTQSDKLFFNLQNERIAETLSYLNTHLADDEFKSCEYLNISLYCLLDWICFRELTDFSQHSELVAFYEQYSKRQAAINTSPSL from the coding sequence ATGAAGCTTATTGGTACTGATGCCTCACCTTATGCTCGCCGCATAAGAATATGGGCACTTGAAAACAACTGTAATTTAGAATTTGTTACTTTAAATATATTTTCTGAAGAAGGCCGACCTACGCTTGCTAGTAATAACCCTGCACGCAAAGTACCTATTTTGGTTGATGGCGATCTTACGTTAGGCGATTCAAATACAATTTTACGCTACCTTCTTAAAAAAACAGCCCAACCCGATCTTTCATGGCCGCAAGAGCAATTACTTACAATCATTAATGCCTGTAACGACTCACTCGTTGAAATGGCAATTTGTAAACGCTCGGGATTTGATACTCAAAGCGATAAATTATTTTTTAATCTGCAAAACGAACGCATTGCTGAAACATTAAGCTATTTAAATACGCATTTAGCTGATGATGAATTTAAAAGCTGTGAATACCTCAACATCAGTTTATACTGCCTGCTTGATTGGATTTGCTTTCGCGAACTGACTGACTTTAGTCAGCACAGTGAGCTTGTTGCTTTTTATGAGCAATATAGCAAGCGCCAAGCAGCAATAAATACCAGTCCTAGTCTCTAA
- a CDS encoding peptidylprolyl isomerase: MTVASARHILVDSEAQCLDLKTQIEQGEDFAELAKAHSNCPSGQDGGALGEFGPGMMVPEFDKVVFSAPINQVQGPVQTQFGYHLLEVTSRSE, encoded by the coding sequence ATGACAGTAGCAAGCGCACGACACATACTTGTAGACAGCGAAGCACAATGCTTAGATCTAAAAACACAAATTGAGCAAGGCGAAGATTTTGCTGAATTAGCAAAAGCACATTCTAACTGTCCTTCGGGTCAAGATGGTGGTGCTCTTGGTGAGTTTGGCCCAGGCATGATGGTACCTGAGTTTGATAAAGTAGTATTCTCTGCACCTATCAATCAAGTGCAAGGCCCTGTACAAACACAGTTTGGCTATCATTTACTTGAAGTTACAAGCCGTTCAGAATAA
- a CDS encoding glutathione peroxidase, whose product MLKKIILGLAALCINIPLHAYASSAENEQTCQDFTNVNIRKLRSEETINLCQFKNKPLLIVNTASNCGFTSQFRGLEALYKEYKDKGLVVLGFPSDDFFQEENDEKLTAKVCFINYGVTFPMFATSEVRGSNANAIFKHLNKQTSSPNWNFYKYLVSADRKTITRFNSKAEPSSARLVNAIEKALSNN is encoded by the coding sequence ATGCTAAAAAAAATTATTTTAGGGTTAGCTGCGTTATGTATAAATATACCATTGCACGCATACGCATCGTCTGCTGAAAACGAGCAAACATGCCAAGACTTTACCAATGTAAATATACGAAAGCTGCGCTCTGAGGAAACGATTAACTTATGCCAGTTTAAAAATAAGCCTTTGCTTATTGTAAACACAGCCAGTAATTGTGGGTTTACCTCGCAATTTAGAGGGCTTGAGGCACTTTACAAAGAATATAAAGATAAGGGATTGGTAGTGCTTGGTTTTCCGTCTGATGATTTTTTTCAAGAAGAAAATGACGAAAAATTAACAGCAAAAGTATGCTTTATAAATTATGGCGTAACGTTTCCTATGTTTGCCACCAGCGAAGTACGTGGTAGTAATGCTAATGCAATATTTAAACATTTAAATAAGCAAACAAGCTCACCTAATTGGAATTTTTATAAATATTTGGTGTCTGCTGATCGTAAAACAATTACTCGCTTTAACTCTAAAGCTGAACCATCGTCAGCACGCTTAGTTAACGCAATTGAAAAAGCACTATCTAATAACTAA
- a CDS encoding GNAT family N-acetyltransferase has translation MTTRLANINDLSEIVAIYNETIASRMVTADTEEVSVEQKREWFNSHTANRPIYVYCEDEKVLAWLSYKSFYGRPAYDGTVEVSIYITSKAQGKGLGKKLMQFAQITAKQLDIKVLLGFIFSHNVPSIKLFKHFEFDVWGELPNVAIMDGTPYSLTIFGKHI, from the coding sequence ATGACAACTCGCCTTGCAAATATTAATGATTTAAGTGAAATAGTCGCTATTTATAACGAGACAATTGCGTCTCGAATGGTCACCGCAGATACCGAAGAAGTAAGCGTTGAACAAAAACGTGAGTGGTTTAATAGCCATACTGCAAATCGACCTATATATGTTTACTGCGAAGATGAAAAAGTACTTGCTTGGCTAAGTTATAAGTCGTTTTATGGGCGTCCCGCATACGACGGTACAGTAGAAGTAAGTATTTACATTACCAGCAAAGCACAAGGTAAAGGTTTAGGTAAAAAGTTAATGCAGTTTGCTCAAATTACAGCTAAGCAGTTGGATATTAAAGTATTACTTGGGTTTATATTTAGCCATAATGTGCCAAGCATAAAGTTATTTAAGCATTTTGAGTTTGATGTATGGGGCGAATTACCCAATGTTGCCATTATGGATGGCACACCATATAGCCTTACTATTTTTGGAAAACACATTTAA
- a CDS encoding response regulator — MALTKILAVDDEPFNLEIIEEILEELDFELQVATSGPECLEMVEGYMPQVILLDVSMPQMNGYEVCKALKANPNTAHIIVMFVSARGTVEERMEGYSVGAEDYIVKPFGHDELKSKLKNLNQVLIEKQSLEKQVEDATSTAFNAMANSSEMGEIVNYVENIGFINEPEELGKALIDCLKSFDLQSNVEFRQGDEINHFALSGVCSPIVVELFEMLKNKGRLHEFSHRILVNYELISLLILNMPDHDPDKHGRIRDHVCFIVSVTEQQLRAIMTKKMLESQQAKLNAVASTVHSKFHGLISLLNENRQSNEKVFKQLQEELEERIPTMGLDEDQEVFIYKKVDETIQNSIAREESVKQVKAAFAEIEQHLSLLLKS, encoded by the coding sequence ATGGCCTTAACTAAAATTCTTGCCGTCGATGACGAGCCGTTTAACCTTGAAATAATTGAAGAGATTTTAGAAGAACTTGATTTTGAGTTACAAGTAGCAACCAGTGGCCCTGAGTGTTTAGAGATGGTTGAAGGCTATATGCCGCAAGTAATTTTACTTGATGTAAGTATGCCGCAAATGAACGGCTACGAAGTATGTAAAGCACTTAAAGCGAACCCAAATACAGCGCACATTATTGTCATGTTTGTATCGGCACGTGGCACGGTTGAAGAGCGAATGGAAGGCTACTCTGTTGGTGCTGAAGATTATATTGTAAAGCCGTTTGGTCACGATGAGCTCAAATCTAAACTTAAAAATTTAAACCAAGTACTTATTGAAAAACAAAGCCTTGAAAAGCAAGTTGAAGACGCGACCTCTACTGCATTTAATGCGATGGCCAACAGTAGTGAAATGGGCGAAATAGTTAATTATGTTGAAAACATCGGGTTTATTAACGAACCAGAAGAGCTTGGTAAAGCACTTATTGATTGCCTCAAGTCATTTGATTTACAAAGCAATGTTGAATTTAGACAAGGCGATGAAATCAACCACTTTGCGCTAAGTGGCGTATGCTCGCCTATTGTTGTTGAGCTATTTGAAATGCTTAAAAATAAAGGGCGCTTACATGAATTTTCGCATCGAATTTTAGTTAATTATGAACTGATCAGCCTGCTTATTTTAAACATGCCAGATCATGATCCAGACAAGCACGGACGTATACGCGATCATGTTTGTTTTATTGTAAGTGTTACCGAGCAGCAATTACGTGCAATTATGACCAAAAAAATGCTCGAGTCGCAGCAGGCAAAGCTCAATGCTGTTGCAAGTACAGTCCACAGTAAATTTCATGGGTTAATTAGCTTATTAAATGAGAACCGCCAAAGTAACGAAAAAGTGTTTAAACAATTACAAGAAGAGCTTGAAGAGCGTATCCCCACAATGGGGCTAGATGAAGATCAGGAGGTGTTTATTTATAAAAAAGTAGATGAAACAATCCAAAATTCAATTGCTAGAGAGGAGTCTGTAAAACAAGTAAAAGCAGCCTTTGCTGAAATTGAGCAACATTTATCGTTGCTGTTAAAAAGCTAG
- the queG gene encoding tRNA epoxyqueuosine(34) reductase QueG — protein sequence MSNPTPNYEQLAHQIKVWGQELGFSEVGITDIDLSKHEAQLQRWLDAGYHGSMDYMAAHGMKRARPAELVPGTQRVISVKMNYLPPDASFAKTLKNTEKAYISRYALGRDYHKLMRNRLKKLGQKIEQEIGAYGFRPFVDSAPVLERQLAEKAGLGWRGKHSLLINQEAGSWFFLGELFVDLPLPIDDENTFEGCGKCVACITLCPTGAIVEPYVVDARKCISYLTIEHQGAIPQQYRALLGNRIYGCDDCQLVCPWNRYGKITDEQDFHPRTQLKDKDLLELFAWDEATFLKNTEGSPIRRIGHERWLRNLAVGLGNADFSPKIVFALEDKALKCSELVLEHINWALTQQNDKQRVQLRKTLRLIRIVEKGLPRDA from the coding sequence GTGAGCAACCCTACTCCAAATTATGAACAACTAGCCCATCAAATCAAAGTATGGGGGCAAGAGCTTGGCTTTAGCGAGGTTGGCATAACCGACATTGATTTATCTAAACACGAAGCACAATTACAGCGCTGGCTTGATGCGGGTTATCACGGGTCAATGGATTATATGGCGGCACATGGCATGAAGCGCGCTCGCCCTGCTGAACTAGTACCCGGAACTCAGCGCGTTATTTCGGTAAAAATGAATTACCTTCCCCCTGATGCAAGCTTTGCTAAAACACTTAAAAATACCGAAAAAGCCTACATTAGCCGCTATGCTTTGGGCCGCGATTACCATAAATTAATGCGTAATAGGTTAAAAAAGCTAGGCCAAAAAATAGAACAAGAAATAGGCGCTTATGGCTTTAGGCCATTTGTAGACTCAGCGCCGGTGCTAGAGCGCCAGCTTGCTGAAAAAGCAGGGTTAGGCTGGCGTGGTAAACACTCTTTATTAATAAACCAAGAAGCCGGTTCGTGGTTTTTTTTAGGTGAGTTATTTGTTGATTTACCTCTACCAATTGATGATGAAAACACCTTTGAAGGCTGTGGAAAATGTGTAGCCTGCATTACGCTTTGCCCTACAGGTGCGATTGTAGAGCCTTATGTGGTTGATGCACGTAAATGCATATCTTATTTAACTATTGAGCACCAAGGTGCTATACCACAGCAGTACAGAGCTTTATTAGGTAATCGTATTTATGGCTGCGATGACTGCCAACTTGTATGCCCATGGAATCGCTATGGAAAAATAACCGATGAGCAAGATTTTCATCCTCGTACACAATTAAAAGATAAAGACTTACTTGAGTTATTTGCTTGGGATGAAGCAACGTTTTTAAAAAACACCGAAGGCAGCCCTATTCGCCGTATTGGCCATGAGCGTTGGTTACGTAATTTAGCGGTGGGTTTAGGAAATGCCGATTTTAGCCCTAAGATAGTTTTTGCCCTTGAAGATAAAGCACTAAAATGTAGCGAGCTTGTTTTAGAGCATATTAATTGGGCACTTACACAGCAAAACGACAAACAGCGTGTGCAACTTCGTAAAACCCTTAGGCTGATTAGAATTGTAGAAAAAGGTTTACCCCGAGATGCTTAA
- a CDS encoding methyl-accepting chemotaxis protein: protein MSSFMKIYKYVEQTFFFTLTRKIVGNLSFVFLFQAITLFWLYQSLSEQQQSTGLFWLLTLVIIFGFVFTLFYMRFLIVRPVTAMRDTLIQINQQDANLAAKLPHFSYDEFKDLSTQYNLFTTHLSELLSTTHNSAQASAHSNTQVTESMQSTEQSSEQQINLSHSIINASMRITQSLQNIVSNTDSVHEVNNEHLNFVKLSASELLALVEQVKLITNMLGNFSNTVAGLKENSENIRSILKMVEEFSDQTNLLALNAAIEAARAGEAGRGFAVVADEVRTLSIKVSGATRQISDFINQMNELVSETNKESEQLIAHSNSAQSAISNTSDGFTKMLNEFEQNQQQLQQIVNAVHMLENTQTQTHQSVEQIVALGEQAKQQIDTALNDCQKSQQLSLQTQQQLKRFVL from the coding sequence ATGAGTAGTTTTATGAAAATTTATAAATATGTAGAACAAACATTCTTTTTTACGCTAACCCGTAAAATAGTTGGCAACTTGAGCTTTGTATTTTTGTTTCAAGCAATTACATTATTTTGGTTATACCAAAGCTTGAGCGAACAACAGCAAAGTACGGGGCTATTTTGGTTGCTAACTTTAGTGATTATATTTGGCTTTGTTTTTACTCTTTTTTATATGCGCTTTTTAATTGTACGCCCTGTAACTGCAATGCGAGATACCTTAATACAAATAAACCAGCAAGATGCCAATTTAGCAGCCAAACTCCCTCATTTTTCTTACGATGAATTTAAAGATTTAAGTACGCAGTACAACCTATTTACTACTCATTTAAGTGAGCTATTAAGTACTACGCACAATAGCGCTCAAGCTAGTGCTCACAGTAATACCCAAGTGACTGAGTCTATGCAAAGTACTGAGCAATCAAGTGAGCAGCAAATTAATTTAAGCCACAGTATTATTAATGCCAGTATGCGAATAACTCAAAGCTTACAAAACATAGTAAGCAACACAGACAGCGTGCATGAGGTAAATAATGAGCACCTAAATTTTGTAAAGCTCTCAGCATCAGAGCTTTTAGCTTTAGTTGAACAAGTTAAACTTATTACCAATATGCTAGGTAACTTTTCAAATACGGTGGCAGGGCTTAAAGAAAACAGCGAAAACATTCGCAGCATATTAAAAATGGTTGAAGAGTTTTCTGATCAAACTAATTTATTGGCACTAAACGCTGCAATTGAAGCGGCTAGAGCCGGTGAAGCTGGTAGAGGCTTTGCAGTTGTTGCTGATGAAGTACGTACGCTTTCAATAAAAGTAAGTGGTGCAACTAGGCAGATTAGCGACTTTATAAATCAAATGAACGAGCTAGTAAGTGAAACAAACAAAGAGTCAGAGCAATTAATTGCCCACTCTAATAGCGCGCAAAGCGCAATAAGTAATACATCTGATGGCTTTACTAAAATGCTTAATGAGTTTGAACAAAACCAGCAGCAACTCCAGCAAATAGTAAATGCAGTGCATATGTTGGAGAACACTCAAACACAAACTCATCAATCAGTAGAGCAGATTGTAGCGCTTGGTGAGCAAGCTAAACAGCAAATAGACACAGCCCTTAACGATTGCCAAAAATCGCAGCAATTAAGCTTACAAACCCAGCAACAGTTAAAGCGTTTTGTACTTTAA
- a CDS encoding glycerophosphodiester phosphodiesterase, which translates to MKVFAHRGASGDYPENTKSAILEALKADIDGIEVDVQSALDDYMIIHDSWLDRTTNGTGKVRAFNAQALFKLDAGNGEKIPTLQQLLDWNNNKTLLNLELKHTFELEKFAAVLENNIAAGNISKDNVLVSSFDHHQLQFLKKALPWLKIGALTSSIPLHYAKFAQELNAFSVHVDKSFVNKAFADDAKKRGLKIYAYTVDKEQDITLMLEYGVDGIFTNYPAQTKAYLASK; encoded by the coding sequence ATGAAAGTATTTGCACACCGAGGTGCCAGCGGCGATTACCCCGAAAACACTAAAAGCGCAATTTTAGAAGCACTAAAAGCGGATATTGATGGCATTGAGGTTGACGTTCAAAGTGCGCTTGATGATTACATGATTATTCATGATTCATGGCTCGATAGAACCACCAACGGAACAGGTAAAGTAAGGGCCTTTAATGCCCAAGCTTTATTTAAATTAGATGCGGGCAACGGCGAAAAAATACCTACGCTTCAGCAATTACTAGATTGGAATAACAATAAAACATTATTAAATTTAGAGCTTAAACACACCTTTGAGCTTGAAAAGTTTGCAGCTGTACTTGAGAACAATATTGCAGCTGGCAACATATCAAAAGATAACGTTTTAGTGTCGTCGTTTGATCATCATCAATTACAGTTCCTAAAAAAAGCACTACCATGGCTTAAAATAGGCGCACTTACATCGTCGATTCCTCTACATTATGCAAAATTTGCTCAAGAGCTAAATGCATTTAGTGTTCATGTAGATAAAAGCTTTGTAAATAAAGCATTTGCAGATGATGCTAAAAAACGGGGCCTAAAGATTTATGCTTATACGGTCGATAAAGAGCAAGATATAACACTAATGCTTGAGTATGGCGTAGATGGAATTTTTACTAATTACCCTGCGCAAACTAAAGCTTATTTAGCGTCGAAATAG
- a CDS encoding DMT family transporter, which yields MQPQQQSLIYLHIAVLLFGGTALFAKLIGLNALDITVYRTAIAGMAIFAMLYFQKKQIKLNKPKDYLIALFLGVAVGLHWVTYFAGMQMAGVTIGMLAFFSYPVMTVFLEPLFNKSKPQAKDIISAAVVVMGIYLLVPSADLGDDVTIGVITGIVSALFFSIRNITHKRYFSQYGGPQTMFYQTLVASLMLCAFIEVPVYEVSDHDLILIAVAGIIFTATPHSLFAASLKHLSAATAGLISCLQPLYGTILAIVIIHERPTLMTLLGGALIVSAACFETWSITKKARQ from the coding sequence ATGCAGCCACAACAGCAAAGTTTAATTTACTTACATATTGCCGTATTACTTTTTGGGGGCACTGCCCTTTTTGCAAAACTAATTGGTTTAAATGCGCTTGATATTACTGTTTATAGAACCGCCATTGCTGGTATGGCTATTTTCGCCATGCTGTACTTTCAAAAAAAACAAATAAAGCTCAACAAGCCAAAAGACTATTTAATAGCGCTATTCTTAGGTGTAGCAGTAGGCTTACATTGGGTAACTTACTTTGCAGGCATGCAAATGGCAGGTGTTACTATTGGTATGCTGGCTTTTTTTAGCTACCCCGTGATGACTGTTTTTTTAGAACCACTATTTAATAAAAGTAAGCCCCAAGCAAAAGATATAATAAGTGCAGCTGTTGTAGTAATGGGCATATATTTACTCGTACCAAGTGCCGATTTAGGTGACGATGTAACCATTGGTGTAATTACCGGGATTGTATCGGCTTTGTTTTTCTCAATTAGAAATATTACCCACAAGCGCTACTTTAGCCAGTACGGCGGCCCACAAACTATGTTTTACCAAACCTTAGTGGCAAGTTTAATGTTATGCGCATTTATTGAAGTTCCCGTGTATGAAGTTAGCGACCACGACCTAATTTTAATTGCTGTGGCGGGTATTATTTTTACGGCTACACCGCACTCGTTATTTGCAGCCAGTTTAAAACATTTATCTGCAGCAACTGCGGGGTTAATTTCTTGCTTACAACCACTTTATGGCACAATACTGGCTATAGTAATTATTCATGAACGCCCTACTTTAATGACCCTCCTTGGCGGTGCGCTTATTGTTAGTGCTGCATGTTTTGAAACCTGGTCTATCACTAAAAAGGCTCGACAATGA
- a CDS encoding sensor histidine kinase — MSSLSSFSQQSDKGFWKYGHLIFTGFYLLPLIINFASFTANQIIMSLAFYIAFILLYVKAINCKSVRVTKLFVAMLLICFCATFYTTGTPTLFGFVAYVAGYSYSSHQRIYAALAITFTVLLSAYIGDIGKVQYFLAVALILCATLFSYGIAAKRESLYKKREQESANQLEQLAAIAERERIARDLHDILGHSLSSIALKAELANKLNQGERYEQANNEIAQVADLARQLLSDVRNAVSDLKQLNLVSQIAQLKQRLIEQEFNVTFNVVLNTLPAKVEGLAGLIIKEAVTNLLRHSSTKNSEINIEQTAQQLLITVIDHAPCSTLNAGNGLNGIKERAEQLNGSASFTCGERFTLNVILPITAKDLQ; from the coding sequence ATGAGCTCGCTAAGCAGTTTTTCTCAACAAAGCGATAAAGGTTTTTGGAAATATGGACATTTAATTTTTACTGGCTTTTATTTACTCCCACTCATAATTAATTTTGCGAGCTTTACAGCTAATCAAATTATTATGTCTTTAGCCTTCTATATTGCCTTTATTCTTTTGTATGTAAAGGCAATAAACTGTAAAAGTGTACGGGTGACCAAGTTGTTTGTAGCCATGCTATTAATTTGTTTTTGCGCTACTTTTTACACCACAGGTACGCCTACTTTATTTGGCTTTGTAGCCTACGTAGCAGGCTACTCTTACAGCTCCCATCAAAGAATTTATGCTGCACTCGCAATTACATTCACGGTTTTATTAAGTGCATATATTGGTGATATAGGTAAGGTTCAATACTTTTTAGCTGTTGCTTTGATTCTATGCGCCACATTATTTAGTTACGGTATTGCAGCAAAAAGAGAAAGCTTATACAAAAAGCGTGAGCAAGAAAGTGCTAACCAACTAGAGCAGTTAGCGGCCATTGCTGAGCGTGAACGAATAGCGCGCGACCTGCACGACATTTTAGGCCATTCCCTTTCATCAATTGCATTAAAGGCAGAGCTTGCCAATAAATTAAACCAAGGTGAGCGCTATGAGCAGGCAAATAACGAAATAGCCCAAGTAGCCGATTTAGCTAGGCAGTTACTTAGCGATGTAAGAAATGCAGTAAGCGATTTAAAACAACTTAACTTAGTAAGCCAAATAGCGCAGCTTAAACAAAGGCTTATAGAGCAAGAGTTTAACGTTACATTTAACGTGGTTTTAAATACTTTGCCCGCTAAAGTAGAAGGCTTAGCAGGCCTTATAATTAAAGAAGCCGTTACTAATTTACTGCGCCATAGCAGTACAAAAAACAGCGAAATAAATATAGAGCAAACAGCGCAGCAATTACTTATAACGGTTATCGATCATGCACCTTGCAGCACGTTAAACGCAGGCAATGGCTTAAACGGTATAAAAGAGCGCGCAGAGCAACTTAATGGTAGTGCTAGTTTTACATGTGGCGAGCGCTTTACTTTAAATGTAATACTGCCAATTACAGCTAAGGATTTACAATGA
- a CDS encoding response regulator transcription factor — MIKVYLVEDQALVRDAVAALLSLDFNIEVIGQASNGQDALTAITNLTDDSMPDIILTDIEMPNMNGIELSEQIAVKFPAIKMVIMTTFSRAGYIRRSLSAGVKGFILKEAPSDELINALKKVMQGQKVIDPELAINALDDADPLTDKERKALKLASDGLKTSEIAKQLFISEGTTRNYLSDAIAKLNATNRVDAARIARQKGWL, encoded by the coding sequence ATGATCAAAGTATATTTAGTGGAAGATCAAGCGCTGGTTCGCGACGCAGTTGCTGCTTTGCTAAGCCTTGATTTTAATATTGAGGTAATAGGCCAAGCAAGTAACGGCCAAGATGCGCTAACAGCAATTACTAACCTTACAGACGATAGCATGCCAGATATTATTTTAACGGATATCGAAATGCCTAACATGAATGGTATAGAGCTGAGTGAGCAAATAGCGGTAAAGTTTCCTGCTATAAAAATGGTAATAATGACCACGTTTTCACGAGCGGGATATATAAGGCGCTCATTAAGTGCGGGTGTTAAAGGGTTTATATTAAAAGAAGCCCCGAGCGATGAGCTTATCAACGCGCTCAAAAAAGTAATGCAAGGGCAAAAGGTAATAGACCCAGAGCTTGCTATTAACGCCCTAGACGACGCCGATCCACTGACCGACAAAGAACGCAAAGCACTCAAGCTTGCAAGCGATGGTCTTAAAACAAGTGAGATTGCTAAGCAGCTTTTTATAAGCGAAGGCACTACGCGTAACTATTTGTCTGATGCTATAGCCAAGCTAAACGCAACAAACCGTGTAGATGCCGCGCGTATTGCAAGGCAAAAAGGCTGGCTTTAG
- a CDS encoding enoyl-CoA hydratase/isomerase family protein — translation MTALIEFKNENNTAILTMNTAENRHNPAFLAQLNQHLDNIESNQAITSVVLTSSSDKNWSLGIDLQWMSNSSNTPTDIANFMLEITQLLKRIVTFPMPIIAALNGHTYGNGAVLACACDFRFMKSDKGFFCFPEVDVLVPFVPSMIPIIHKAIPHTYFNRLAMSGQRVGASDLLTNNVIEEVFTNNEELQAGVLEFAQQFNKNRWIYAQNKTQINKHILQTIKQEDPAFIENISKLLWENLQKK, via the coding sequence ATGACAGCATTAATAGAGTTTAAAAACGAAAATAACACCGCTATATTAACCATGAACACCGCTGAAAACCGCCACAACCCCGCATTTTTAGCGCAGCTTAACCAACACCTAGATAACATTGAAAGTAACCAAGCCATTACATCGGTAGTATTAACATCATCGAGTGATAAAAACTGGTCACTTGGAATCGACTTACAATGGATGTCTAACTCAAGTAACACACCTACAGATATCGCTAACTTTATGCTTGAAATAACTCAGCTATTAAAGCGTATTGTTACCTTTCCGATGCCTATTATTGCAGCGTTAAACGGCCATACTTATGGTAATGGTGCTGTACTTGCGTGTGCGTGTGATTTTAGATTTATGAAATCAGACAAAGGCTTTTTCTGTTTTCCTGAGGTTGATGTACTCGTCCCGTTTGTGCCTTCTATGATCCCTATTATTCATAAAGCAATTCCTCACACCTATTTTAACCGCTTAGCTATGTCTGGGCAGCGTGTTGGTGCAAGCGATCTTTTAACAAACAATGTAATAGAAGAAGTGTTTACTAATAACGAAGAGCTACAAGCTGGTGTACTTGAATTTGCACAGCAATTTAATAAAAATCGCTGGATTTACGCTCAAAATAAAACACAAATAAACAAACATATTTTACAAACAATAAAACAAGAAGACCCAGCATTTATAGAAAATATTAGTAAACTGCTCTGGGAAAACCTACAGAAAAAGTAG